The DNA segment CCCGCTCGTCGCCGTCGATGATCACCAGGTCGTCCCGGCCCGGGTACCAGAGGTCGTCGAGCCGCTCGAACACGGCGCGACAGGCGACCCGCGCCGCCCTGCGCTCGGCCGGCCACGCCACCCACACATCCTGTCCCGCGTCGTCGACCAGGGCGCGCAAGGCGTCTCTCAGTGCGTGCGCGTCGAAGCCGGACACGTCCACAACGACCTCGGCCCGCCGGACCGAAGCGGCGAGCCTGGCCAGTGATCCGCCCAATGCGCCGACGAACGCGTCGAACGCGCCCGGAGCTTCGTGCGCCGTCGGGGCGCGCAACGGATCTGCGAGCGACAGGGCGTCCCCGGCCTGGCCGACCGCGCCTACCAGGGCCGTCGGACCCCGGGTCACCACCGGCCTCGAACGACCACACGGCGGCGAACTCACCCCGACCCAGCGCACCGTCAACCACGCACTGCCCCACGCCCTGAAGTCCTGGCAGATCTTCCGCAGAGCGCGCATCAGCCCCGACCGCATGACCGTCATCGTCAAGGCCGTCCTCACCCTGGAGAGTCAACACTGAAAAGGCTCCGCGAACGTATCAGTCACTCGATGATGGAGACCTGCTGAATCTTCTGGATGATGAGCTCCAGGTCCGACAGTGAATTCCGACAGAAGTCCGGATCGCTGACATTGATGGAGTGAACGACATTCGAAAAAGAAGGGTCGGCGAGCCCATGGGCCTCGCGAAGAAGCCTGGTGGGCACCAGGAGCCAATTCCTCCTTGTCCGGTCAAGCGTCCATTCGACTTGTGTGGGTAGCTTCCTGAGGATGTCGTCGATGAGTTGTGCGACTTCTTCTCGAGGGGACGTGTACCGCCACCCCATGTATGACACTTGAGGGTAGTCGTAGAAGGGGTTGTATTCCGCAGGCAGTTTGAACCAGGAAACGTTCCCGAACCTGCTGAGCGCTTGGATTGCCTGCGTGCTTTGAATCGACATGGTGATCCTGTCGTGTGTCACCAAAGAGGTCCGGAGTGTCCCCTGCTCATGGTCTCCGAGTGGCATCGAAGTTGAGCTCATTGCCGGGTCATGTGCATATCGACCGTCGGTGTAGACATCGTGATGGCGGTGCCGTTCCAGTGGTTGGCCGGATTTCTCCGGAATGAAGATTTCGATATCGCCTGTCCGGCTTCAGAGTTCGGCGGTCCAGACTCCGGCCGGGTGCTCGTCCGGTGGTAGCCACAGCTGGGGCTGAGACTCGTGGTGTTCCTGTGTCGCGTGCTTTTCCCAGTGGAAGTGGCCCTCCGTGTCGGGCCATGCGACCTGTAGGACGGGCAGGGGAGGGCGTCGGTAGAACCCGATGGCCCGCCCGAAGTAGGTCCGGTACCAGCGCCGGTCGACGTCTCTGAGGGTGACCGGGTGACCGTCCACGACGCCTTGACGTACTTGGCCGTCCTTCAGCACGGCACCGGAGGCGGCCATGTCGCCGAGCGTGTTGAGCATGCGGTGCATGGCGCGGACGTCGAGCCCGAACATGGCGAGTTCAGGCGTGCCATGGGTGTGCGCCAGGCCGATGGTGTAGGCGAATCCCGGGCCGATCTCGTCCTCGGGAACCATGACCACGTGCCAGCCGTGCTGCCACACGTTCGCGGTGATCGTCAGATCCATCCGGTCGCTCTCTTCACGATCACCGTAGTCGTGACAGAGAACGCAGCGGCATTCGAACGGATCACCAGTCATACGTGGAGGCTACGAGGAAGGCCTCGGGCCGAGCGACCGAGGGCCGTGGGCGCGTGGATGCGTGGGCGCGTGTGGTGTTCGTGCGGTGTCGGGGGCACGCGAAAGCCCGTCCGGGCACGGGGCGTCCTGTTGCGGGACGCGGTGTCCGGACGGGCTTGTGCGGTCTGCCGTCAGAGGGCGGTGGTGGCCGCCTGCTGGACGCCGGCCACCGTGCCCAGCACGTCCGACTGGACGGAGCCGACCTGGGACAGCAGGTCGTCGGCGTCGACGGCCACACCGGCGGCGGTGCCGGCCTGGACGGCCAGGCCGCCGGCCACGGCGTCGAGGTCGGCGTCGGAGATCTCGGCGGTCTGGATCTGGGGAGCGGAGTTCATCACGAACTTCCCTTCGCTTCGATGTACTGCTGGGGGGAGCGGCCCACCGGGGACAGGTAACGGGCCACGGCCGCAGGCCCGCGGCGTCCCCCTTCGGGGACACACATGCGACCGGCGACGCAAGGATCACATCACGCCGAACCCCCGCTTTCCGTCGACCACCCGTTATCCCCACGGGAGTTGAACAGGTCGTCCTCGTCACCCCAGGGGATGGTCACGAACCGCCGCCCGCATCTTTACAACCGTGCTCGCTCCTACAGCTCGGCGTTCTCCAGGGCGTCGAGGAAGGGAGCGAACGACCGGGCCGGGACGGCGAGGCTCGCGCAGTCCGTCAGTTCACAGCTTGCCGAAGACCACTCCGCGCCAGGTCCAGCCCGACTCCAGGACCGCGCTCCGCAGGGTCCTGCGCAGCTCCGAGCCGTCGTAGCGGAAGGACTCCGTCGCCTGCAGGCGGCCGTTCTCTCCGCGCTGGAGGGAGTAGTCACGGGTGACGGTCCGGTCCGGGCCGCGCGTGTACGTCGTCGAGAGCTTGATGCGCGGCGGGTTCCCGACCCAGGAAACCTCGCGCTGTTCCTCGAGGGCGCGCACCTCGTGGCCCTCCAGGTCCAGCCGCATCCGGATCCGCACCGCGCGGGTCAGCTGGGACTTGAGGAAGAAGGTCTGCCAGACGGGTTCCGCCACCCGCAGCTCGGCCACCAGGTCGGCACCCACCGCGGCACCGTTGTGGACGACCCAGGCGGCATCGTCCCGATTGAGCCCGAGCAGCGCCGCCCGCACCTCCTCGGCCGGGACCGGAGCGACATCGTCCGCGGGGTGCCGGGTTCCGGTGAGTTTGTCGAAGAGTCCCATGGAGTCAACCTATGGGGGCCCGGAGCGGCGGTACAAAATCCGGCACAGAACGCGTACGGAGCCCCGTATGGAGCCCCGCATGGGGCCCCGAACAGAACCCCGTACGGAACCGTCCTCGTCCTAGGACGCCGTGTCGTCGGTGCTCGGGCGAACCGTGCGTACGAAGTCCCTGAAGTCGTCCAGCACGTCCCGGTACTGGGACGCGGTGGCGGTGAGGACCAGGCGGATCACCGCCCGCTTGTGCGGATCGGTGACGTCCAGGACGGCCATGTACACCTGGGACTGGACGAGGTCACGGCTCTCCCCGCCGACCACGGCCGGGAACGTCAGTGTCTGGGTGAGACCCGGCGCGTCCGCCGAGCCGACCTCGCGGCGCTCGGCGACCGTGACCTGTGCGACGGCCCCGCGCAGGTGCTCCACCGACTCCTCGGCGATCTCGGGCAGCGTCGCCGCGTCCGGGCGGAATTCGCCGTCGATCGTGATGTTCGCGGTGAATCCGGCGTCCGCCGGCAGATGCACGGCGACGAACGCGGCGCCGGGCGCGCCGACTTCGTCCGGGGGCGCGGCGCGCCAGCCTTCCGGCAGGTCGAATTCGATCGGGATCGGCAGGCTCGTGGTCATCGCGAGCTCTCCTTTCTACGGCAGGGGGCCGAGGAGGTGTGGATCAGAAAAGGTCACCGATGGCATGGCCGATGCCGCTCACCCCGTCCCCGACGGCGTCAGCCAGATCGCCGGCGGTATGAGCGACCTTCTCCGGATCGACGGTGAATTCGAAGCCCACCTCACCCCCGAGAATGGGGGAGACACCCACCGTCGGTTTGAAGCGCCACACGCCGTTCTCGTCCTTTCCGAGGTCCAGGCTCGCCTCCGCGCCGGGGCCGGCCCAGCCTTCCGCCGAGGCACCTACCCCGATTCCGCCGATGTCCGCGCCACCGGTGATGCCGGCCTTTCCGCCCGCGAACGCGGAGCCGCCCACGCCGATGCCCTCGGTGTTGGCCTGCGCGTGCGCGTTCGCCTCGCCGCCGGCCATGGTCTCGGCCCGCGCGTAGACGCCGACCGGGCCGTAGTCGATGCGGCCCTTGGCGGACGCCTCGCCGCCCGCCATGCCGCCGCCCTCGCTCTCGAGCCCCTCCTTGGAGGCGCTGGCGCCCGCGGAGACCTTCCCGCCCGCGTAGGCCTCTGCCTCACCGGAGAGCTTCCAGTGCCCCTTCTTGAGCGAGCCCTCGGCCTTCGCGCGGCCGAGGTCGGCGTGCGCCTCGGCCTCGCCCAGCTTGCCGGATCCGGTGTCGGGGCCGCTCGAGTCGGTCCCGACGCCGGGACCGGAGGTCTCGGTCTCGCCGTCGGAGACCCAGCCGTCCGTCTTCGTCCGGGTCTCCTTGGCCTGGTACGCCTTGACGTCGCCCTTGGCCTGGCCGTTGAAGCCCGCGATGGTGCCGTCGCCGGCGTCACCGTCGACCACCACCGTCTTGAGGGCGGTCTCGACGTCGGTGTCGGCGTCGCCGGTGTCCTTGACGACCTTGTTGATGTGCGCCTGCCAGGAGGCGACAGCCGTGCGCACGGACTGCTGGTAGTCCGGGTCGTGGTGCAGGGCGTTCCGCTCGCCGGCTTCGAGCCGCGCGGTGTCGTACGAGACCAGGCCCCCCTCGGAGACCGCCATGCCGGCCTTCACGGCGTCGGCCCGGGCCGACGCCAGCTTCTTGCGCAGCTCCACGAACCGCGTGTGCGCTTCGCGCAGCAGGGAGGCCACCGCCTTGGCCTCGACCTGGGCGTCCTGGAACTCCCTGAGGGTGACGTCGAAGCGTCCGCTCGCGGCCGAGGCGCTGATCCCCGTCCAGGCCGGCCCCATGGCTGTGCCGTGCACATCCCGCTTGTAGGCGACCTCCTGCTTGTGGAGCTCCTTCGCCATCCCGTCCCAGCGGTCCGCCGCCGTGCTGAGCTTGGACAGGTCGGTCGTCATGATGTCGTGATACGTCGGCATGGGGTCCCGTTGTCTTTGCCAGGTCAGCGCGGGGCTGGGCAGGAGGAAGGGGGAGGGGGAGAGGGGGGAACGAAAGGGGGAGAGGAGCGCGCCAGGGTTGTGCGGGGACGGATGCCTCGCGGCCCGCCGCTCAGTACTCGTTGAGCACGGACACCGAGCGCGCGTTCGCCCCGGTCTGCAGATCCGTGTTCTGCAGGAGGGTGTTGGTGCCCTGGAGAGCGGCCTTCTCCGACGAGAGCCGGTGCATCAGGCTCCGGACCTGATCGGCCCATGCCTCGTGCGCCTTCTTCAGCGCCCCCGAGGTGTGCCACCCGTCGCGGAACTCCGTGACGGCGGAGTTCGTCTCCGTGTCCGCCCAGTCGCCGGCCTTGCGGGTGTCGGGCTCGATGTGCTCCGCGATGGCCTTCGCCGCGGCCTTCTTCTCAGCCGGTGAGGACCTCAGATCAGGCTGCCCCCCGGCCGGCCCCGGGTAGGCGGGGGGCCCGTACCCGCCGGCGTCCGCGGGCACGTGGTTCAGCCGCGTCCCGACGGACCCCGCCGGTACGCCGTTCCCCGCCCGCGTCGGTTCCGTTCCTGCCATGACCCTGTTCTCTCCCCCGTGTGCCGCGATGCCGTGCGGGCATGCGCGGCGAGATCGTCTCCGTCGCCCCTCGCGGGCCGGCCCGGTCAGTTCTTGGGCGGGGTCGCGTGGTCGTCGGCCTCGATGGCGAAGTTGATCCGCTCGCCGTCGACGGAGGTCACCTTGACCGAGATGCCCAGGGTGCTGCCGTCCTTGGCGGTGAGCTTGCACCGGGTGGTGGTGCCGACCTTGCCCTTGAGGTCCTCGGGGCAGGTGATGTCCGGCTCCGGCAGACCCTTTGCTGCCGCGAGCTTCTTGGAGACCGTGCCGGCCAGCTTGTCCGCGGACAGCTTGGGCGTGGGCTTGCCGACCGAGACCGAGGCCGAGCAACCGACGAGCACGGCGCCGGCGGCCGCGGTCGAGAGGATCGAAAGCGCTGCGGACGGTCGGGTTCTGGGCACGGTGGACTCCGGTCTGGGCGATCAGATCATAGGAATGCGGGAAGCATACGGGGCGGCTGTTTTCCGGGAATATGAGGGGGAGCCGTGATGCGGACCGGAGCGGGGTGTACGGCGCAGGCGAGGAACCGCATGTCCGTGCAGCCGTGCCGGGTGAAGGAGTTGTGCGCGGCGGGTCTTTTCCGTGCGTCGATGTGAATCCGGCGGCCGGTGATTTTCCATTCGATCTCCGCTCGATCTGCGGACAATCTCCACGGGGCGACGGACCCGCGCTCGGACGTGCCCCTTCCTTTCGGTCGCAGGGCGGCCCAATGGCAACGACGTGGCGTCGGCGTGGCGGACGCGTGGGCGCGACGACGCCAGGACGCCCGGACCTCGGCAAGGTCCGGGCGTCCTGGCGCGGGGAAGCGCGCGCTACGGCAGCGCGTGCACGTGCGCCCCCACCGAGTTGGACCAGGCGTTGCCCGCCGACGCGTCCCAGTTGGTGGACCAGGTCATCGCGCCCCGCAGGCCGGGGTAGGTCGCTGACGGCTTGAAGGTGCCGCAGTTCGTGCCCTTGGTGAGGCAGTCGAGGGCGTTGTTCACGACGGTCGGGGAGACGTAGCCGCTGCCCGCCGCGCTGGTCGAGGCCGGGAGGCCGAGGCCCACCTGGGACGGGGAGAGGCCGCCCTGGAGCTGGATGCAGGCGAGGGCAGTGAGGAAGTCGACCGAGCCCTGGCTGTAGACCTTGCCGTCGCAGCCGAGCATGGAACCGCTGTTGTAGTACTGCATGTTGACGACCGTGAGGATGTCCTTGATGTTCAGGGCCGTCTGGAAGTAGGAGCCCGAGGTCGACTGCATGTCGATCGTCTGGGGAGCCATGGTGATGACGAGGGAGGCGCCCGCCCTGGCGGACAGGGAGCGCAGCGCCTGCGTCATGTAGGTGGCGTTGAGCCCGTTCTCCAGGTCGATGTCGACGCCGTCGAAGCCGTACGTCTGCATCAGCGAGTAGACGGAGTTCGCGAAGTTCGCCGCCGACGTCGAGTCGCTGATCGACACCGTGCCGTTCTGGCCGCCGACCGAGATGATCACCTTCTTGCCGGCCGCGTGCTTGGCGGCGATGTCCGCCTTGAACTGGTCGACGGTGTAGCCGCCCAGGCCGGCCGAGTCGAGGGTGAAGCTCACCGCGCCCGGTGTCGTCGTCGCGTCGGCGAAGGCCACCGCGATGATGTCGTAGGAGGACGGGACGGCGGACAGTTTCTGGACCGTCGCGCCGTTGTTGAAGTTCTGCCAGTAGCCGGTCACGGCGTGCTTGGGCAGCGTGCCCCCGCCTCCGCCGCCGGTCCCGGAGGACGTCGTCCCCGTCACCGCGCCCGACTTCGCCGACTCACCGGCCGAGTTCGTCGCCGTGACCTGGAAGGAGTACGACGTCGACGCCGACAGCCCGGTCACGGTCGCGGAGGTGCCCGTCACCGCCGTCACCTTCGTGCCGCCGCGGTAGACGTTGTAGCCCATGGCGCCCGACACCGTGTTCCATGTCAGGGAGACCGAGGACGACGTCGTGCCGGCGACCGCCAGGCCCGCCGGGGTGGCGGGGACCGTGGGGGCCGGGTCGCCGCCACCGCCGCCGTCGGGACCGAAGACCGAGATGTCGTCGGCGTAGTAGGCGGCCTGGCCGTACCAGCCGTGGGTGTAGACCGTGACGGAGGTGGTCGAGGCGCCCGTGGTGAACGTCGTCGACAGCTGCGACCAGCCCGCGGTGTCGGGGGTCCAGGTCGAGGTGTCCGTCGTTCCCGTGCCCGTGACGCCGAGGAAGGAGTAGCCGCCCTGGACCCACGCGCTGAGCGTGTACGTCGAGTTGGGCTTCACCGCGACCGGCTGGGTGCACTGGGCGTTGTCCTGGCCGGCCGGGGTCGCCTTCAGTGCGGAGGCGCCGCCGTGCACCGGGGAGGAGACGGTCGTGCCGCTGGCGGCCGTGCAGGTCCAGTTGGCGAGGCCCGACTCGAAGCCGGCGTTCTTGGCGTTGTTGACGTCCGCCGCGGAGGCGGGGGCCGCGGCGAGGCCCGCGAGCCCGAGCGCGAGGGCGAGCGTGGCGGTGGCCGCCCCTGCGCGCAGGCGGATACGGCGTCTGCGTCTGGGCATGCCTGGTACGCGGTCCACTGGGGCCTCCGGTGGGGGAGAGAGGGGTGAGGGACGGTGGCCACCGCTCGCTCCAAGTTGGTCCAGACCAATGCGGCTGTCAAGGGGTGCGGAGTGGGGTCACCTTCGGTTGAGTGCTCAACCTGTCCTGTTTTGCCGGGAGTTGTGCCAAGAGAGTTCCACGCGAGCTACACAAACGCTGTTCTCCGGCCATTGGGGCGTGGATACAGTGCCTAGGTAGTCACGCAATGAAGTCGTCCTGGCGCATTGGAGTCACACCGGTGGGCCGGAGGGTGTGAAGAGCGGGGAGCTGCGCGTGCCAACTGCCGTTGCCGTGACGAGTGCCGACCTGGCGTTGCCGGCGCAGGATGAGCGGACCATGCCCGCCGTCGTCCTGCGCGACCTCGACCAGCGCCCACTGGAGCACGTCCTCACCGAAGTCGGCGCGCTGGTCGACCAGTTCGGGTATCTGGTCGTCGTGTGCTCGCGCGCGACCCCGGAACCCGTCGTGCGACGGCTGCACACCCTGCGGTCGCTGCTGGAGAGCGACCGCATCGCGCTCTTCCGGCCGGAACTGCCCCCGCTCGGGACCGCCGTCCTCGCCCGGCAGCTGCGCCAGCTCGCCTCCTGCGAACTGAGCCCGGGGGTCCTCGCCTCCGCCGGACGGCTGCTCACCCACTACATCCACGCCGGCGCCGTCCTCGGCTCGGTCGCCCGGCTGGACCGGGTGCCGGTCGGACTCAAGGCGCACGCCAAGTCCTGGGTGCCCGGCAGCCAGTTCGCCGTTCTCGCCCACCCCGAGCCGCAGCTCGTGAAGATCACCCCGGACGCCACGCTCAAGGGCCCCGAGTTCGGCACCTGGATGCTCGTCGCCAGGGGGCAGTTGCAGACCGACTGGGTCGCCGGACTCGCGAAGGCGTGGAAGGTGCAGGGGCTGCACGAGGCGCCGCTGCCCGCCGAGTCGCCCGTGTGGTGGGGGACCGGCCGCGTGGTCGAGTTCTGCAGCTATCTCGCCGACCTCTCCGTCCTCTACCAACTGGTCACCTCCGTACGGCAGTCCAGCTGCCACTGGTGCGGCTTCGACGTCATCGGCGACCGCTGCGTCTTCTGCTCCGCCACCCCGCCCGCCTACGAGCACCCGGCCCCGCGCGCCCTGGGGCGCAGGAACGCCGGACGGCAGGCGGGTACGGGGCGGGGGAGCGGCGGGACGCGCGGGAGCGCCGGGCCGGAGGGGAGCGCAGGGGTGCAGGGAGGTCCAGGGCCCCAGGCGATCGCGGGGCCGCAGGGAGGTCCGGGGCCGCAGGGAGGCGCAGGGGAACGACGGAACGCCCTGGAGCCGGCGCGGCGACTCGGAGCCCTCGACTCGCGAAGCGCCCCCGACCCGCGAAGAGCCCTCGAACCACGGACGCCCGCCTGACCGGCCGCAGTTGACACCGGCCGTCGCTCACATCCCGCTCGACCGATTCCCCCAATGAGGTTGCACGGTTCATGAACTCCCGTCAGCGCCGCGGCGTGATACTCCTGATCCTGTCGGTCCTGTGCGCTCTCGGCGCGTTCGCCGGCGTGCTCTCCGTCATCCACGACGTGCAGTCCAAGGTCGGCCCCGAGGTCACCGCCTACCGGGTCAGATCCGAGGTGAAGCCGTACACCGAGCTGGACACCGGACAGTTCGAGAAGATCCGGATGCCCCGCCGCTGGCTGTCCGGGAACGCCGTCACCGACCTCCGGCAGATCCACGACAAGATCGCCGTGACCACCCTGCACCCCGGCTCCCTGCTCCAGACCGACATGGTCGTCGACCGGCCCGCCCTGCAGCCCGGCCAGCAGGAGGTCGCCATCATGATCGACGCGGCGACGGGCGTCGCCGGCAAGATCACGCCCGGCTCGCGCGTCAACGTCTACGCCACCTTCGAGGGCCGCAAGGACAGCGACCCCGACCAGTCGAAGATCATCGTCACCAACGCCCGGGTCCTCGACGTCGGCCACATCACCGCCCTGGACCCCGACCACAACAAGGACCAGCAGCCCACCGAGGCCGTCCCCATCACCTTCGCGCTGTCCGCCCTCGACGCCCAGCGCGTCACCTACGCCGAGTCGTTCGCCCAGCGGGTCCGCCTCGCGCTGGTCGCCCCGGGCGGCGAGACCAGCGTCCCCGACCAGGACCGCACCTACGAACTCGCTACGGACAAGTGAGAGGCGGCCCATGCCCACCAGGATCCTCCCGGCCGGCGCGGACCCGGACGCCGTCCGCTCCCTCGTCACCCTGCTCAGCCAGCTCCCCGACGCCGAACCGGTCCCCCCGGTGACCGACTCCACCCAGCTCGTCGACACCCTCGGCCGCCTCGCCGCCGAGTCGGTCGACGAACTGCCCGAGGTCGTCGTCGTCCACGAACGCATCGGACCCGTGCCCGCCCTGGAGCTGATCCGCGAGGTCGCCCTGCGCTTCCCGGCCGTCGGCGTCATCCTCGTCACCACCGACGCCGGCCCCGCTCTGCTCGCCGCAGCCATGGACTCCGGCGCCCGCGGCCTGGTCGCGCTGCCGCTGTCGTACGAGGAACTCGCCCACCGCGTGCAGGCCGTCGCCCAGTGGTCCACCGGCGTCCGCCGCCACCTCGGGCACGGCTCCCCCGACGTCCTCACCGGAGCCGGCGGCAGGGTCGTGACGGTCAGTGGCGCCAAGGGCGGCGTCGGCGCCACCACGGTCGCCATCCAGCTCGCCCTCGCCGCCCAGGCCTCCGGCCGCGCCACCGCCCTGGTCGACCTCGACCTCCAGACCGGCGACATCGCCTCCTTCCTGGACGTCCAGTTCCGCCGCTCGGTGGTCGACCTGGCCGCCATCAGCGACATCTCCCCGCGCGTCCTCGCCGACGCCGTCTTCCGTCACGACACCGGTGTCGCCCTGCTCCTCGCACCCGGCGAGGGCGAACGCGGCGAGGAGGTCACCGACCGCGCCGCCCGCCAGATCGTCAGCGCCCTGCGCTCACGCTACGAGGTCGTCGTCCTCGACTGCGGCGCCCAGCTCAGCGGCGCCGGCGCGGCGGCCGTCGAGATGGCCGACACCGCGCTGCTGGTGACGACCCCGGACGTGGTCGCCGTACGCGCCGCCAAGCGGACCGTACGCATGTGGGACCGGCTCCAGATCCGCAAGGCGGAGGAGACGACCGGCGTCGTCAACCGCCTCACGCGCGCCACGGAGATCCAGCCCGCGCTCGTGCAGC comes from the Streptomyces sp. NBC_00820 genome and includes:
- a CDS encoding DUF4262 domain-containing protein, encoding MDLTITANVWQHGWHVVMVPEDEIGPGFAYTIGLAHTHGTPELAMFGLDVRAMHRMLNTLGDMAASGAVLKDGQVRQGVVDGHPVTLRDVDRRWYRTYFGRAIGFYRRPPLPVLQVAWPDTEGHFHWEKHATQEHHESQPQLWLPPDEHPAGVWTAEL
- a CDS encoding DUF4333 domain-containing protein, giving the protein MPRTRPSAALSILSTAAAGAVLVGCSASVSVGKPTPKLSADKLAGTVSKKLAAAKGLPEPDITCPEDLKGKVGTTTRCKLTAKDGSTLGISVKVTSVDGERINFAIEADDHATPPKN
- a CDS encoding chitinase, which translates into the protein MPRRRRRIRLRAGAATATLALALGLAGLAAAPASAADVNNAKNAGFESGLANWTCTAASGTTVSSPVHGGASALKATPAGQDNAQCTQPVAVKPNSTYTLSAWVQGGYSFLGVTGTGTTDTSTWTPDTAGWSQLSTTFTTGASTTSVTVYTHGWYGQAAYYADDISVFGPDGGGGGDPAPTVPATPAGLAVAGTTSSSVSLTWNTVSGAMGYNVYRGGTKVTAVTGTSATVTGLSASTSYSFQVTATNSAGESAKSGAVTGTTSSGTGGGGGGTLPKHAVTGYWQNFNNGATVQKLSAVPSSYDIIAVAFADATTTPGAVSFTLDSAGLGGYTVDQFKADIAAKHAAGKKVIISVGGQNGTVSISDSTSAANFANSVYSLMQTYGFDGVDIDLENGLNATYMTQALRSLSARAGASLVITMAPQTIDMQSTSGSYFQTALNIKDILTVVNMQYYNSGSMLGCDGKVYSQGSVDFLTALACIQLQGGLSPSQVGLGLPASTSAAGSGYVSPTVVNNALDCLTKGTNCGTFKPSATYPGLRGAMTWSTNWDASAGNAWSNSVGAHVHALP
- the cpaB gene encoding Flp pilus assembly protein CpaB, yielding MNSRQRRGVILLILSVLCALGAFAGVLSVIHDVQSKVGPEVTAYRVRSEVKPYTELDTGQFEKIRMPRRWLSGNAVTDLRQIHDKIAVTTLHPGSLLQTDMVVDRPALQPGQQEVAIMIDAATGVAGKITPGSRVNVYATFEGRKDSDPDQSKIIVTNARVLDVGHITALDPDHNKDQQPTEAVPITFALSALDAQRVTYAESFAQRVRLALVAPGGETSVPDQDRTYELATDK
- a CDS encoding AAA family ATPase; protein product: MPTRILPAGADPDAVRSLVTLLSQLPDAEPVPPVTDSTQLVDTLGRLAAESVDELPEVVVVHERIGPVPALELIREVALRFPAVGVILVTTDAGPALLAAAMDSGARGLVALPLSYEELAHRVQAVAQWSTGVRRHLGHGSPDVLTGAGGRVVTVSGAKGGVGATTVAIQLALAAQASGRATALVDLDLQTGDIASFLDVQFRRSVVDLAAISDISPRVLADAVFRHDTGVALLLAPGEGERGEEVTDRAARQIVSALRSRYEVVVLDCGAQLSGAGAAAVEMADTALLVTTPDVVAVRAAKRTVRMWDRLQIRKAEETTGVVNRLTRATEIQPALVQRITGTALARTAVPANFKELQGVVDAGRVHELDSRSTVKQALWALAGELGLAKAPEVSHRGGGRPRGDRGSVSLRRRKE